GTCAGGCGGATTCTGGTGGTTACGGAAGAAGATCGGATCAGTATTCCTTGCGCTGATCCACAAGTAGCGGTGGGTGATCTGCTGCGGATCGGTGACTCCGTGGGCAGTAATACGATCGCGTCTGAATCCGGTCAGGTTAGAGCGATCGAGAATGGCGAAGTGATCGTACGGATCGGTCGCCCATATTTGATCTCGCCCGGCGCAGTGCTGCAAATTGATAATGCTGATCTAGTGCAACGCGGTGATATTCTCGCCTTCCTGGTATTTGAACGCGCTAAAACCGGTGATATTATCCAGGGTCTACCCCGAATTGAAGAATTGTTAGAAGCACGCAAACCCAAGGAAATGTGTGTGTTGGCGCAAAGAGCCGGCACGGTTCAGGTTACCTACTTTGAGGATGACAACTTTGAGTTGAAGATCCTTGAAGCGGATGGCACCTTGACCGAATATTCGATCAATCCAGGACAGAGCTTAATTGTGTCCGATGGCCAGCAGCTAGATGCAGCCGAACCCCTTACCGATGGGCCTTCAAATCCCCATGACATTCTTGATATTTTCTTTAATATCCATAAAGAAAAAGTTGGGATTAAAGAAGCCGCTTTAATTAGTTTGCAAAAGGTGCAGGAATTCCTCGTCAATGAAGTACAAACGGTTTATCAATCTCAAGGGGTTGATATTTCCGACAAACACATTGAAGTGGTGGTCAAGCAAATGACCTCCAAAGTGCGGATTGATGATGGCGGAGATACCACCAGATTGCCGGGTGAGTTGGTTGACCTGCATCAGGTTGAACAAATCAACGAAGCGATGGAAATTACTGGCGGTGCGCCCGCTGAATATACGCCTGTGTTGATGGGGATTACTAAAGCTAGCTTGAATACAGATAGCTTTATCTCGGCGGCCAGCTTCCAGGAAACCACCAGGGTACTAACCGAAGCGGCGATCGAAGGTAAGTCTGATTGGTTGCGCGGTCTGAAGGAAAACGTGATCATTGGTCGCTTGATTCCGGCAGGCACAGGCTTTAATGCCTATGACAATATGTCTTTGGATATTGATGATTCCTACGAATCAATCCCTGACTTTGATGAAAGTACCGATGATGTAATCATTGATGACAACACGGCGCGCAACTATCGAATTGAAGGGGTTGGCTTTACTCAGGATCTGCCCAATCGTGACAATGTGCGTGATGTAATTTCCAGCAGTAGCGAGGAATTGATCTCCGATCAATCTCAGGCTAATGAATTGGTCAATAGCGGCGCAGATATGCTAATTGGGGATGATGTTAAAGACCTGGTTGGTGGTGAAGGCCTAGTGGGCAATGTGGGCGGTAAGCCCAGCTATCCTGGGATCGCACCGCAAGCCAACCTAGCCGATGAGCTAGTTGATGATCACACCACGATTGGTAACAATCCTGATGCCCCGCCCAGCGCCCCACCTAGCATAAGTGCAGCTCCAAACGAATTGGGGACTGAGCCTGGAACCATCGAGGATATGCCTGAATAAGATGGCTGAATCGATCGAACATCGATTAATGGTTAGTCATCTTGGTTAACAGAGGCTCTTCTTTAAATCAGTTGATTTAGGTTGATGTTGATTCCTTTGTCTTAACTAAGGCTTGACTGGATTAAATATCCAAATAAATATAAATATCTAAATATATAAACAGGTTGGACTTAGCTTAGGGTTAAATTCAGCCTGTTTTTATTGGTATTGTGTCGGCTCGACAAGTTTAGAAGATTGCAGATCATCCGATCGCCTTCAAAGTCATGCACCGCCGTGGCGATCGTCTCGCCTGCTTTTCTTGTCAAGACAAACCACATCAACGGTATGCCCCACCATTAACAGCGCTTGAAATGGCACCATGATTTCGTAGTCTTCTACAATAGTCACCCGCCAACATTAAAATTTCTTTGCCTGCCATAAGTCCTTACCTCAAAACCGTATTTTTCTACCTAGACGATTTTGATCTAAGTTTATTATTGGTTCAAGAGGATGGACATGCTTTGCAAGCTTGTGTAATAGATAAAATTAGATTATTTATTCTTCGTCCTTATCCTTGACTCGCTCCACCTGTGAATAACGCTCCACCGCTTGGGTCACATCAAACAGCGATTGTTGCAATGGCTTGAGGGTAGATTGCATATCCTCGTAGCTAATCTCATCCTTATCCGATTGCAGCAAGGCTTTGAGGGCATCAATGTTTTTCTGGGTTGGCGTGCGTAAGCTCTCGGTAATTACGGTTGGGCCGTTTTCCTTGAGGATCTCTTCGACCGTGCGAATCAGGTTCTCGGCCTGGTTGCGCATATTGGCAACCTCACGGCGCATCGCATCTTCTTCGGCATATACCTCTGCTTCCATCCGCATCCGTTCAATCTCGGATGGGCTCAGGCCACCAGTATTGGTAATACTAATACTCTGCTCCACATCGGTATCAATATCCCGGGCAGAAACCTTCAGAATCCCATTGGCATCAATGTCAAAGGAAACTTCGATCTGCGGGATGCCGCGTGGGGCAGGTCTGATCCCTTCTAGTTCAAACTTGCCCAGGCTTTTATTATCCTTGGCCATTGCCCGCTCACCCTGGAGCACATGGATTTCGACGGTGGATTGATTATCTACTGCCGTGGAAAATATCTGGCCTTTGCTGGTGGGGATGGTGGTGTTGCGTTCCAGGATTTTAGTGAACACCTCGCCGACGGTTTCCAGGCCGATCGACAGGGGGATCACATCTAGCAGCAATAGGTCTTTTACTTCACCGCCCAGAATACCGGCCTGGACAGCAGCACCGACCGCCACCGCCTCATCTGGATTAACGGACTGGTCGGGCTTTTTGCCATCAAAGAACTTGGCGATCGCTTCTTGTACCGCCGGAATCCGCGTCGAACCACCCACCAGAATAATCCGATCGATTTCTTTGGGGGTGAGGGCAGCATCCTTGAGAGCCTGGGCTGTGGGTTCCAGGGTGCTCTTAACCAAATGAGCGGTTAACTCATCAAACTTGGATCTGGTTAAATCTACTTCGATCGTTTTGGGGCCAGAATCATCACTGGCAATAAATGGCAGACTAATCAGGGTACTGGGGGCACTAGAAAGCTCAATTTTGGCTTTTTCGGCTGCTTCCCTGAGGCGTTGGAGCGAGCTTTTGTCCTCCATCAAGTCAATCCCTTCGGCTTCCTTGAAGTCTGCCACCATCCAGTTGACAACGCAAGAATCAAAGTCATCACCGCCTAGGTGGTTATTCCCAGAAGTGGCCTTAACCTCAAAAATGCCATCACCAAGCTGCAACACCGATACATCAAAGGTGCCACCGCCCAAATCGAACACCAGAATCATCTGATCTTCGCTGGTTTTATCCAAGCCATAGGCCAGGGATGCGGCGGTTGGTTCATTGACAATCCGCATCACCTCCAACCCCGCGATCACACCGGCATCCTTGGTGGCCTGCCGTTGGGCATCGGTGAAATAGGCTGGAACTGTAATTACTGCCTGGGTGACTGGCTCGGAAAGATAATTCTCGGCATCTTGCTTCAGCTTGCCCAGGATCATAGACGAGATTTCCTGGGGGGTATATTCCTTATCTTCGTTAACCTTGACATTAACGGTTTCGTCTTTACCAAGCATTGTGTCATAGGGAACCCGTTGCCGCTCTTCTTCGGTTTCGTCCCAGCGCCGCCCAATGAATCGCTTAATACTAAAGATCGTGTTTTGAGGATTGGTCACCGCTTGCCGTTTGGCTACTTGACCCACAATCCGCTCATCACTATCTTTGGCAAAACCAATAATACTTGGGGTGGTGCGCCCTCCTTCAGAGCTAGAAATCACCACTGGCTTACCGCCTTCTAAAACGGCTACACAACTATTTGTAGTTCCTAAATCGATGCCGATAACTTTTGACATAACCGCAGTCCCGTTAGGCGTGTTCGTAAATCCAGATTACCCGCTTTTGGCTTAAATTATGCACAACATATGGATAGAATTAAATTTAATTTTGGTCTAACTTATAAATTCTAAGTTGACTTAACTAATTTTCTGGTGGGGCAGAGTCGATCGATTCGTCGGCTCCTGGCTCCTGGGCATCGGTTTCATTAGCTGTCGCCTCTGGCTGAGGTGGTTGAGTTGTTGGTGCTCCACCTGGCATTGCTGCTGCTACTTTAACCATGGCATGGCGCAAAATCTGATCGCCGAGCATATAACCAGGGCGTAGTTCTTCCATGACAGTGCCTTCTTCAAATTCAGCGGTGGGCTCCTGGGCGATCGCTTCATGGAATTGGGGGTCAAATTCTTGGCGTAATGTCGCCATGCGTGTTATGCCTACTTCTTTCAGGCATTTTACCAGTTGTTTGTACACCGATTGGTAACTATTGTGAATAGTAGCTTCAGCATCAGATTTAGGCTTAATCTGTGATTGGGCGCGTTCGAAGTCATCTACCACTGGCAGCAATTTTTTGAGGATTTTGGCGCTAATCTTGCCCTCTTCTTCCTCTTTCTCTCGCTCAGTACGCTTGCGATAGTTTTCAAAGTCAGCGTAGAGACGCATATATTGACCGTTGCGATCGTCGAGTTGTTTTTTCATCGCGCCAACTTGATCGATTAACTCATTGGTCTTGCCTTTAGTTGCAGCTAAATCAGCAGCTAGCTTATCTTTCTCTTTTTTTACTGCATTTACTGCCGCTTGCCCATCTGCTGCGGGTGCGCCGATTTCAGGAGCTGGCTCAACTGGTAAGGCTGTTTCTGCATTTTCCGGTGCAGCATCTCCGTCTTTAATTAGATCCTCAAGGGAAGATTCTAGATCTAGATCTTCATCTTTGAGTTCTTCTAACTCTTCTAATTCTTCTTCTGGGACTTGATTTTCTGCGTCGATCATTTTACTAGTTCGTGCTCTTGATATTGCAATTGCGCTTAATTTTAATTTAGCGGGTTTAGCCTGATTAGCTAATGGCTACATCGAGCCTAATGTTTGAGTTTATAAATCTTTTAGCGATTGACTTGAGCAAAGCTGATAAATCTCAGCAAATATCAAATCTAATTAATTATCTCACCTAATTATTATCTAAGCAGAAGTTTAACGGCTGTTGGTCTAGCTGGCTAGAATAACTTAAAATTTTGCCTTAAATATGCTCTAGCTCTGATTAGCATGAACTAAAGCTTAGCCAATCGCCTTAACTGGATCATGCTGTTTAGAAGCAATAATAGGAGCAATAACTTTATCATTGTTGCAAACCTGGATCAATGCAAAGTAGCGATCGCCACACCTTTTGTAGAGATCTCTACCTATTGATCATCTCAATTATATATATTTAAGTTTATGGCCAATTTCCTTTGCCTACATGGACATCCGGGTAATGGTGCTTGTATGGATATTTTTACTGAGCATCTGACCGCCCAAGGTTATCAGATCCTGGCTCCTGATCTAAGAGGTTATGGCAAGTTTAAGGCCAAACAAGCTTTTGCGATGCAAGATCACCTAAGCGATCTGAGCAATTTGATTATGCAGCCGGAGTATTGCCACCACCGCTTTATTTTGCTGGGTTGGTCATTGGGAGGCATTCTGGCCTTGGAATTGGCGCTGAAATTTCCCGATCGCATTGCTGGGATGATTTTGATCGCTTCAGCCGCTAGGCCACTGAGCTCACATCCTACTGGGGTTTGGCATGAGGTGGCAAATACCGGTTTGGCGGTGCTGCTCAATCAGGTTTTCCCCACCTGGCAATTCCCTAAGCAAATAGGCCGACGATCGCTGCTTAATTATCTAGTTCAAACCCACAGCGATCGCACCTATGCCTACATCACTAAGTATGGTGCTGCTGCCTTTTTGCAAACTTCCCGCCAGGCAACGACGGCGCTTAGCAGTGCCCTTAAACAAGGCTACGATCGCCGATCGGCATTGACTAAAATCAAACAGCCCTGCTTAGTGATCGCGGGAGCGCAAGATCGCCACATTACCGCCGCTTCCAGCCAGGAAACTGCCACCCTGCTACCCAACAGTACCTGGATTTGCTATCCCCAAGCTGCCCACCTGCTACCCTGGGAAATTCCCGATCGCCTTCTGGCTGATATTGATATCTGGCTAGAACAAAATGATCTGATTGATTAGAGTTGATTAGATCGGGGTTTGAATAGTGTAAATATGCTGTAAATATGCAAGATCACGATCGGGGTAAAGGATTGATTAAATAGTTAGGCAATGTAGCAGTAAGGAGCTAATGACTAATGACTAATAACTAATGACTAATGAGCTGGCCTCGCTTGGTTGATGATCATAGCTGTTTACTTAATGCCGAATGCATCAATCAGGCCACTCTAAACCAATAACGCATCCAGCTTACCCTGGCGATCGAGTGTACTGATGCCATCAAAGCCGCCAGGAATATGTTGATCATCCACAAAAATTTGCGGCACCGATCGTTTGCCATCAGAACCACGCGCCACCATCTGCTCTCTGGCTTGCTCATCACCATCAATTACATGCTCAATGTAATCGATCCCCTTTTGATCAAGTAAACTTTTTGCCCTGATGCAAAATGGACATCTTGACCAAACATAAATCTCTACTTTCTTAGACATGGGAAAATTCCTTAACTAGCGCTCTACACAGGGCTTTACATAAGTCCGAATCGATAATTGCTCAATTTGAATTGGATTATTTGTATCTGAGACAAATTACTAATTACTAACCAAATAGAAACCCGACAGAGTTAATCCGATTATTCTTAGATCTTACTCAAACTCAGGCTCATCTGAGTATAGGGCTGGATCTGGTTGTGCTTCTAAGTCTGTTTCGATCGCCTCATCTTCATCTTCATCTTCTAAGATGGCTGGCATAATTGGCGCAATCACTTCTTCTGGATGGCTAGGTGGAATTCCTTCTGCCACGATAATATCCTCGATTACATCCTTGATAATTGGTGCGGCCACCGTAGAACCAAATGCATCCGCACCGATCGGTTCATCCACAACTGCCATCAACACATATTTGGGGTTTTCAGCCGGAAAGATCGCCACAAAGCTAGTAATCTTTGCATCGGCATATCCACCATTGGGGTCGGCTTTTTGGGCTGTACCAGTTTTACCACCAAACCGATAGCCAGGAATCTTGACCGATCGGCCTGTGCCCAATTCCACCACATCGGTCATCATCTCGACTACTTTATTGGCAGTAGCCGCCGAGAACACCTGACGATGGGGGTTTAGTTTGGGTTGATAATATTCTTCCCCTTCTTCGTTAATCAAGGCTTTGACCACATGGGGCGTAAGTAGCTTGCCACCACTGGCCAAAATGCCATGCATTTGGATCATCTGGATCGGGGTGAGCGATAGACCCTGGCCAAATGCGGCGGTGGCTGGCTCGATCGTGTAGTTAATAAACTGTTCCTGGGGTTTGAGGGTGCTAGGGGTCTCGGAGGGTAAATCCACACCGGAAATATCACCCAGGCCAATTCGCTCCAGCCAGCCATAATAAACCGATGGTTGCATCCGTTGCACAATGTGAACCATACCCACATTGCTGGAATTCTGGAGCACTTGCGAGATGCTTAATGGCCCGACGTAACCTCTGTCTTCAAAGTCATAGTTAGAAACCGGCCAGCCGCCAATGATCAATGAGCCTTGATCTTCGACCACCGTATCCGGCATGATCGCACCAGTTTCAAGGGCGATCGCCACATTAATTGGTTTGAAGGTTGAGCCTGGCTCGTAGAGGTCAGAAACAGCCCAATTCTTAAACAACTCGATATCGGTTTCATAGTAGCGATTGGGATCATAGGATGGCTCCGACACCAGCGCCACCATGCCACCGGTTTGGGCATCCATCACCAAAACTGCACCGCGCTTGGCACTAAATGCTTCCATCGATCGCTTGAGCGATTGTCTGGCTACGCGCTGAATCCGAGCATCGATGGTTAGCTGTAAACTAGTGCGATCGGAGCGCATCATCCCAGCCGGAACCCCAGTTGGAATTAATTTGCCATAGCCATCGCGGGTCACATCTGAAGTGAGGTCATCTCGCCGCAACAGCTTTTCTTGGCTCCGCTCAACCCCTGCTTGTCCCTCATGATCGACATTTACATAGCCGAGGATGCCTGCCACTAGCTCTTTCTGGGGATAAATCCGGCTGCGTTGTTGGATTAGATCCAGGCCATCAATCTGCAAAGCATGAATCCGATCGGCAGTTGCTTCGGTCAACCAATATTCAATCCGGACAGAGGTGGTATCCCGATCCAATAGCTTTAATAGATCTTCGGGGGGTTGCTCCAGGATCGGCGCTAGCTTGGCCGCGATCGTTTCTGGTTTTTCTTTATAAACCTGGGGATGGGCAAACAGGGTATATACCGGTTTATCCACGGCCAGCACCGTGCCATTGCGATCGGTAATCGATCGGCGCGGGATAAAGGGACGCAGCGTATAGACCTGTTGTCGCTTCGCTCGATCAGTTAGCTCGGCAGTAGCGATCACCTGTAAATAGGCCAGCCTGGCCACTAGACCTAGAGCCGCACAACACAAAATTAGCCATACATAGACCAAGCGGCGCATGGTTATTTTATTTGGATCTGGCGCTGCTTTTTCAAGGCGACGCGAGCCAGCCGATTTATTTGACTTATTTGACCGATCCAGCCGATCGATTCGATCGATTCGATCAGAGCGATTAGCGCTAGATTCAGTCGAGCTGCTGCTTGGCTGTCGATTGTGGTTTTTGGCATTTTTCCCATCCGCGTGGGGTGCTTTCTTACGGATCGATCGCCGCATAAATGTGGTCATAGTATAGGTCTATAGGATAGAAGCCAATCGCAAATCCGATTCAATACTTTGTTTGGGTAATAGTTTAAGGTCTTTAAGTTTTGGGTAGTAGACCCTGGTAGCTTTATTTAAGGCTTTGGCAATACCGATCGCCAGATCTGGTGTTTGTTTGATTATGGCAACGAAGTCGATCGGGGGTGGTGATTCCAGGTCAAAGGGCGATCGTAAATATGTGAATATTGTGAATATTGCAAATGGCAACCAAACTTAGATTAGCGTTAAACAATTAATACTCTCAGGACTATTATTCGCTAAAGCTTTATAGCCAGATAGCCAGGTGATAACAGCTATTAAGCTGCTCCCACTTTGTGAAATAAATTAAGTGAAATAAATTAAGTGAAATGCAGTTAAATGCTATTAATTACCCTGGATGCTAATCAGACCAGTCGATCGCCTTAAGTGCAATATGCAATACCGAATAGCGATTGAATCTAGCCACAGAAATCCAGCCAATTCACTTATTTTTTAATCAATTGATTCGATTGGGTGGATGATCGTGCCATCATAGCGAGCTAGGCCAGATTAGTCTAGATCTCTAGATCTAGTTCATGGCATAGCTGCCGGAAATGGTCACCGCGCTGCTCAAAGTTGGCATATTGGTCAAAACTGGCACAGGCTGGCGAAAATAGCACTGCTTTAGCCCGATGAGCGATCGCCAATGCCACTGCTTTTGGTACAGCAACATCTAAATGGTTGACTATTTCATAACCGCTGTAGCCATTCTCGTCAAGTAGTTGGGCAAATTTGGGCGCGGCAACCCCAATTAATAGCACTGCGATCGCCTTTTGCTTAATTTTTCTTAACCAGGCAGTGGCATCCCCATTTTTGGGATCACCTCCGGCAATTAGAACCACGGGCGCATCTACGGCATCTAGAG
The sequence above is a segment of the Pseudanabaena sp. PCC 7367 genome. Coding sequences within it:
- the dnaK gene encoding molecular chaperone DnaK: MSKVIGIDLGTTNSCVAVLEGGKPVVISSSEGGRTTPSIIGFAKDSDERIVGQVAKRQAVTNPQNTIFSIKRFIGRRWDETEEERQRVPYDTMLGKDETVNVKVNEDKEYTPQEISSMILGKLKQDAENYLSEPVTQAVITVPAYFTDAQRQATKDAGVIAGLEVMRIVNEPTAASLAYGLDKTSEDQMILVFDLGGGTFDVSVLQLGDGIFEVKATSGNNHLGGDDFDSCVVNWMVADFKEAEGIDLMEDKSSLQRLREAAEKAKIELSSAPSTLISLPFIASDDSGPKTIEVDLTRSKFDELTAHLVKSTLEPTAQALKDAALTPKEIDRIILVGGSTRIPAVQEAIAKFFDGKKPDQSVNPDEAVAVGAAVQAGILGGEVKDLLLLDVIPLSIGLETVGEVFTKILERNTTIPTSKGQIFSTAVDNQSTVEIHVLQGERAMAKDNKSLGKFELEGIRPAPRGIPQIEVSFDIDANGILKVSARDIDTDVEQSISITNTGGLSPSEIERMRMEAEVYAEEDAMRREVANMRNQAENLIRTVEEILKENGPTVITESLRTPTQKNIDALKALLQSDKDEISYEDMQSTLKPLQQSLFDVTQAVERYSQVERVKDKDEE
- the grpE gene encoding nucleotide exchange factor GrpE; this encodes MIDAENQVPEEELEELEELKDEDLDLESSLEDLIKDGDAAPENAETALPVEPAPEIGAPAADGQAAVNAVKKEKDKLAADLAATKGKTNELIDQVGAMKKQLDDRNGQYMRLYADFENYRKRTEREKEEEEGKISAKILKKLLPVVDDFERAQSQIKPKSDAEATIHNSYQSVYKQLVKCLKEVGITRMATLRQEFDPQFHEAIAQEPTAEFEEGTVMEELRPGYMLGDQILRHAMVKVAAAMPGGAPTTQPPQPEATANETDAQEPGADESIDSAPPEN
- a CDS encoding alpha/beta fold hydrolase — protein: MANFLCLHGHPGNGACMDIFTEHLTAQGYQILAPDLRGYGKFKAKQAFAMQDHLSDLSNLIMQPEYCHHRFILLGWSLGGILALELALKFPDRIAGMILIASAARPLSSHPTGVWHEVANTGLAVLLNQVFPTWQFPKQIGRRSLLNYLVQTHSDRTYAYITKYGAAAFLQTSRQATTALSSALKQGYDRRSALTKIKQPCLVIAGAQDRHITAASSQETATLLPNSTWICYPQAAHLLPWEIPDRLLADIDIWLEQNDLID
- the grxC gene encoding glutaredoxin 3, which produces MSKKVEIYVWSRCPFCIRAKSLLDQKGIDYIEHVIDGDEQAREQMVARGSDGKRSVPQIFVDDQHIPGGFDGISTLDRQGKLDALLV
- a CDS encoding peptidoglycan D,D-transpeptidase FtsI family protein encodes the protein MTTFMRRSIRKKAPHADGKNAKNHNRQPSSSSTESSANRSDRIDRIDRLDRSNKSNKSAGSRRLEKAAPDPNKITMRRLVYVWLILCCAALGLVARLAYLQVIATAELTDRAKRQQVYTLRPFIPRRSITDRNGTVLAVDKPVYTLFAHPQVYKEKPETIAAKLAPILEQPPEDLLKLLDRDTTSVRIEYWLTEATADRIHALQIDGLDLIQQRSRIYPQKELVAGILGYVNVDHEGQAGVERSQEKLLRRDDLTSDVTRDGYGKLIPTGVPAGMMRSDRTSLQLTIDARIQRVARQSLKRSMEAFSAKRGAVLVMDAQTGGMVALVSEPSYDPNRYYETDIELFKNWAVSDLYEPGSTFKPINVAIALETGAIMPDTVVEDQGSLIIGGWPVSNYDFEDRGYVGPLSISQVLQNSSNVGMVHIVQRMQPSVYYGWLERIGLGDISGVDLPSETPSTLKPQEQFINYTIEPATAAFGQGLSLTPIQMIQMHGILASGGKLLTPHVVKALINEEGEEYYQPKLNPHRQVFSAATANKVVEMMTDVVELGTGRSVKIPGYRFGGKTGTAQKADPNGGYADAKITSFVAIFPAENPKYVLMAVVDEPIGADAFGSTVAAPIIKDVIEDIIVAEGIPPSHPEEVIAPIMPAILEDEDEDEAIETDLEAQPDPALYSDEPEFE